A part of Romeriopsis navalis LEGE 11480 genomic DNA contains:
- a CDS encoding HEAT repeat domain-containing protein has product MFFEKRASILTQRSLWHRKSMLLAMGLTLAVTVPGTLIYGKQLGQLPAALGSILVSQQSSPSYQWSIGHQWIYKLDYQNTAKSDLRVLFGDSKGNDAAAPSSFVADFKNQVKADLVMTVLAQRQGNFVVAYRFQNPQVKIISTDQAIKEQAELVQRDLQQVIFATIDRQGEIINLRFAPNTSRIAQVFARSTLASIQFVLPQNAAAKGTWETQESDLNGEYIARYQPQLGNFQKSKVRYVRPVKSAAMDESKIEPVITPVGQLTAVFDRERGYLRSLVGEESQTFTVAKQSVGSAVTQIRYEYVSQSPVSDVALQTLLSQSQQRIQSVPAITLAQRESDQESDRRIQRQQLGANTLDSLLVELDRLEKSTDQSEEVATQLYLKFKALVALQPQTSRAIAQRLSQGKLESPSMQLLLGALSANDHAPAQAALVQVIQAHRQDVATLLQVIPSLANAPTPTPETVAALNQFAFTTTDMQVASTAQLALGTVSKRLRKVAPDRANAIVDQFIARLKAAPSNEAKRLNLLVLGNAGGARSFEAIVDQTQSPDATIRAVAFSALRWLQVTAVDGLLYQAVRQDKDDVVRAEAAVALGFRAMTPENLATQQQAFVSDKSARVRLVLLKNLWRVRDEFPVVVDLVRTAAEKDKSEDVRKAAAGAIADLEP; this is encoded by the coding sequence ATGTTTTTTGAGAAGCGCGCTTCGATTTTGACTCAACGATCGCTTTGGCACCGTAAGTCGATGCTCCTGGCGATGGGGCTGACCCTCGCCGTAACCGTGCCGGGAACCCTTATCTACGGTAAGCAATTGGGCCAATTACCAGCGGCGTTAGGCAGTATTTTAGTCAGCCAACAGTCAAGTCCGAGCTATCAGTGGTCGATCGGGCATCAATGGATATACAAGCTGGACTATCAGAATACGGCGAAGTCGGATTTGCGGGTCTTGTTTGGCGACTCAAAGGGTAATGATGCGGCAGCTCCAAGTAGCTTTGTGGCCGACTTTAAAAATCAAGTTAAAGCAGATTTGGTGATGACGGTGTTGGCTCAACGCCAGGGGAATTTCGTCGTGGCCTATCGGTTTCAAAACCCGCAAGTCAAGATTATTTCAACTGATCAAGCGATCAAAGAACAAGCGGAATTAGTGCAGCGCGATTTGCAACAGGTGATTTTTGCGACAATCGATCGCCAAGGTGAAATCATTAATCTGCGATTCGCACCGAATACCAGTCGGATTGCACAGGTATTTGCCCGATCGACGCTGGCTTCGATCCAATTTGTATTGCCCCAGAATGCCGCTGCAAAGGGCACTTGGGAAACGCAGGAATCGGATTTGAATGGTGAATATATTGCCCGTTATCAGCCCCAGTTGGGGAATTTCCAAAAGTCGAAGGTGCGCTATGTTCGCCCAGTTAAGTCCGCTGCAATGGATGAGTCCAAGATTGAGCCGGTGATTACGCCGGTCGGTCAGTTGACGGCAGTTTTCGATCGTGAGCGTGGCTATCTTCGCAGCCTGGTGGGGGAAGAATCGCAGACTTTTACAGTTGCGAAGCAATCCGTCGGAAGTGCTGTAACCCAAATCCGCTACGAATATGTATCGCAATCGCCGGTCAGTGATGTAGCGCTCCAAACATTGCTGAGCCAAAGTCAGCAAAGAATACAATCCGTTCCAGCAATCACCTTAGCGCAGCGCGAATCGGATCAGGAATCCGACCGTCGAATTCAGCGGCAGCAGTTGGGGGCGAATACCCTCGATAGTTTATTAGTGGAACTCGATCGATTGGAAAAGTCAACCGATCAGTCAGAGGAAGTCGCAACACAGCTCTATCTGAAATTTAAAGCCTTAGTGGCATTGCAGCCGCAAACGAGTCGCGCCATTGCACAGCGGCTGAGTCAAGGGAAGTTAGAAAGTCCATCGATGCAACTGTTGCTGGGGGCCTTGAGTGCGAATGATCATGCCCCGGCACAGGCGGCGTTGGTGCAGGTCATCCAAGCCCATCGTCAGGATGTCGCAACCTTGTTGCAGGTGATTCCCAGCCTGGCGAATGCGCCAACGCCAACGCCGGAGACAGTAGCTGCATTGAACCAATTTGCGTTTACCACCACCGATATGCAAGTTGCTTCGACGGCGCAGTTAGCATTAGGAACGGTATCAAAGCGTTTAAGAAAAGTCGCACCAGACCGGGCAAATGCGATCGTCGATCAATTTATTGCACGGTTGAAAGCCGCGCCATCAAATGAGGCAAAACGCTTGAATTTGCTGGTGTTAGGCAATGCGGGTGGGGCGAGATCGTTTGAGGCGATCGTCGATCAGACACAATCGCCGGATGCGACGATTCGGGCGGTGGCGTTTTCGGCGCTGCGGTGGTTGCAAGTAACAGCGGTGGATGGCTTGCTGTATCAGGCGGTGCGCCAAGATAAAGATGATGTGGTACGGGCGGAGGCCGCAGTGGCTTTGGGCTTTCGGGCGATGACACCGGAGAACTTGGCGACCCAGCAGCAAGCGTTTGTCTCGGATAAATCAGCCAGAGTGCGATTAGTACTGTTGAAAAACCTGTGGCGGGTGCGCGATGAATTCCCAGTCGTGGTTGATCTGGTGCGGACGGCGGCGGAAAAGGATAAATCGGAGGATGTTCGGAAAGCGGCGGCGGGCGCGATCGCGGATCTTGAGCCTTAA